The stretch of DNA TTGATGGGCACACCTGCTGTCTTCAGGGGCATGCCGATGGGGATGATGATCCGCGCGCCCGGCACGCAGGCCAGTCGAACCCCGGGAGCAGCGCTTGCCACAGATCAATGAAACCTTGTGCCTGACCCCGCAAAACCGCGCTCCAGACATCTGCACCGGCAAACCGTTCCTCAGCTAAGTCTTTGCTTCTGGTGAGTAATCCCGGACAATCGCGCCCCTGTTTCGGCGAGGGCTCTGTCTGTCGGGTACTCCGACGCGCCCTGGCCGAGTGGCAAATGACCGGAATGTGGAGATCCCACCGGATGAATGATCAGGCCAACAGCGTTGATCAACGCTTTGAAGCGGCAGCCCCAGCGACCCTAGCTAGCTGGAATCGCCAAGACACTACCTGGATGCTGGGCCTGTTCGGCACCGCCATCGGCGCGGGCACCCTGTTTTTACCGATCAACGCCGGCCTGGGCGGCTTCTGGCCGCTGCTGGTCCTGGCGCTGCTGGCGTTCCCGATGACCTTCTTCGCCCACCGTGGCCTGACCCGCTTCGTGCTTTCCGGGCGTGACGGCGCGGACATCACCGAAGTGGTGGAAGAGCATTTCGGGATCAAGGCCGGCGCCCTGATCACCTTGCTGTACTTCTTCGCCATCTTCCCGATCCTGCTGATCTACAGTGTGGCCCTGACCAACACCGTGGGCAGCTTCATGGAGCACCAGCTGCACATCATGCCGCCACCGCGCGCCGTGCTGTCGCTGGTGCTGATCCTCGGCCTGCTGGCCGTGGTGCGCTGCGGCGAGCAGGTGATCGTCAAGGCCATGAGCCTGATGGTCTACCCGTTCATCGTCGCCTTGCTGTTCCTCGCGGTGTTCCTGATTCCGCACTGGAACGGCGGCATCCTCAGCACCGCCAGTACCCTGCCTGAGCCTTCGGCGTTCCTGCACACCCTGTGGCTGGCGATCCCGGTCATGGTGTTCTCGTTCAACCACTCGCCGATCATCTCGGCCTTTGCCGTGGACCAGAAGCGCCGGTATGGCGCCCACGCCGAAGAGCGCAGCTCGCAGATCCTGTCCCGCGCCCACCTGCTGATGGTGGCGATGGTGCTGTTCTTCGTCTTCAGCTGCGTGCTGACCCTGTCGCCGGCCCAACTGGCCGAAGCCAAGGCGCAGAACCTGTCGATCCTGTCGTACCTGGCCAACCACTTCAGCAACCCGACCATCGCCTTCGCCGCGCCGTTGATCGCGTTCGTGGCCATCGCCAAGTCGTTCCTGGGCCACTACATCGGCGCCAGTGAAGGCCTCAAGGGGCTGATCGTGAAAAGCGGCCGTCGCCCGGGCGCCAAGGCCCTGGACCGCATGACCGCGGCCTTCATGCTGGTGGTGTGCTGGATCGTCGCCACGCTCAACCCGAGCATCCTCGGGATGATCGAAACCCTGGGTGGCCCGGTCATCGCGGCCATCCTGTTCCTGATGCCGATGTACGCCATCCGCAAGGTGCCGGCCATGGCCCGCTACCGCGGCCAGGCTTCCAACGTGTTCGTCACCCTGGTCGGCCTGGTGGCGATCACCGCGCTGGTCTACTCCCTGAGCGCCTGACCCGGCGGCGGCCCACCGCACGTTGGTGGTGGGTTGCCGCGCAGAAATGCCTGATTCAGCGAAGCCACGGCCGCTGACTGCGTATAAAGCGTGGCGCGGCCGTTTTTCTGGTAGGCCGCAAAGTCCAGGGCCAGCAAGTGGTCGCGGTTGACCCGTTGTGGCTGGCCGAGCCGGCTCAGCGCCACGCCATGGCGCAGGAAATAACGCTCCAGCGCCGGCGTGGTCACCGCCACCACCGAGTTCGCCCCCAGGGCCCAGGCGGTGTGCAGGGTGTGCCAGAACACCCGCATCGGCAGCTTGCCGCCTTCCAGCGCCGAGGCGGCGAAACGCGAGATTTCCCAGGTGTCGTGCTGGCGCGGCAAGGGCCGGTCGCAGAGAAAACCGAACACCTCCGCCAGCAGATAGGGCTGGGTGGTCGGCAGCAGCCGGGCGCAGCCGTGGATCTTTTCCTCGCTGTCCAGCGCCAGGGTGTAGCGGGTGTCGGCGTGATCGAACTGATCGAGTTCCTGCCCGCACTGGCTGGCGCTGGAGGGCAGTCGCCAACCCAATTGCTTGATGAAGACCGCATGGCGATAGCGGCCGAGGTCGTCGCGCAGGGCCGGCGAAAGCTGGCTTTCATGCCGTGAAATCACAGTGATCATGGGGCGATATCCTTATCGTCGGGTGAAGCGTCAGATCAGCCCCAGGACGGCGGCGTAGGCGGCGGCCAGGGTCTTGTTGGCCGCGCCGAATTTCTTCTGGATGACCTTGAGGTGAAAGTTCACGGTATTCACCGAGATGCCCAGGATCAGGGCAATCTCCCCGGAACTCTTGCCGTCGGCCGTCCATTGCAGGATTTCCCGCTCGCGCGCGCTCAGCTCCAGCTGTTCGGCCTGGCTGCTGGGGTGCCCGAGTTCGCCGAGGCGCACGGTCGCCAGTTCGATGATGCAGCGCAGGCGCAGGCGGATTTCTTCCAGTTCCACGGCGCTGATCGCCGTGCATTCACGGGCCACCGACAACACGCTCAGGGCGCTGTCGGGCGTGTGGATGGGCAAGGTGGCGCCCACCCGCAAGCCCCATTCCCGGGCCTCGCCCCACAACACCGAGCCTTTGCCGAACAAGGCGTCGCTCCAGACCACCATTTCCGTGGAGCGCAGGCCGTTGAGGATCGTCGGGTCGATCGCGGCGTAGTTCTGTTGCTGGTAACGCTCCACCCAGGCTGGCGGATAAGAGCCATAGATGTCGATTTTCGGGCGGGTGAAGGGGATCGAATGCCTGACTCCGTAAGCGTAAAAATCAAACCCCAGGGACCGGACCTCCCGTTCCAGCAGCGCAAAGACCTGTGCGCTCTCCTGTTGCTTGAGCATCTCCATGCGCAGGTCGTTCCACCAGTGCATGAAATCCTGTCGTTTCTCCATGGCGTTCGCCTTGATTCCTTGCACGTCAGGGAATCTAGTCCAGGGCAATACGCTGTCAACATTCATGAAATTCATAGAAAACCCCGCAGTTGCCCTGATCCGGCGCTCTGCACCAGGCCATCCGGGTGCGGGGCCGGCAATTGGGGCGGTGGTAGGCGTGGAGGGGGCTCATGGCCAAGGCTGGCCTGCGGTGCTATGTCACTGTGTGGCGGGGTGCCGCAAAGGCACTGGCCTGGCCGATAAGGGCAAAAGACGTCCCCGGCAAAACCGCTGGCGAGCATGCGCATAACTCTTTTCCTTGAGTGTTCTGGCCGTCTCTGGCCAAGGGGCAGGGGACAGCTTCAGGCAAAGCGCAGGCGGGTGATGGGTTCCACAGCGGTGGCTGGCTCGCGGGCTGCGCGGGCGCTCGGCAGCAACTGGGCGAGCCGGGCGCGGTGCACGCCGTCGGCGGCGGTTCTCGATTCCAGGTCGAGAAAATGCCCGCTGCCCTCGATCGCCGCGAAGCTGCGATCGCGCACATGAGTCTTGCGCTGCGGGTCGTTGCCCGGTTGTTCGACGTGCCCGGGGTAGTCGTTGAACGCGTTCTCGATCACACAATGGTTACGCCACATAACACACCTCCATTTGTTGCTTTTGACGGGGCGAAAGAATCCGCGGCAGCTGAGATCCAGCTGTCGTGCGCGGAATGTTTTTATAGTCGTGTGAGCGCTTCGAACGATCGGCGCGGGTTGACAGCTGTCATCCCAAGGCCGTTGCAAGCAGGCAGCGTTCGACATTCGGGCGAGTGCCGGGCGCCGTTGGCAGTGGCGTGATTTTTAGCAAGGGCGGGGGAGGGCTAACAACTACCAGATCTGGTAGGTAAAGACGCCTGGCGTTCTGCCGCCAGAGCGACTAGCGAGCGGATCGCCGGGATAAAAAAACGCCGCGTATCGTCGTGGGATACGCGGCGTTCTTCATTGCCTTGCAGCCTTAGGCTTGAACCACCGGAATCTTGGCGTTTGCGGCAGCCTCACGGAACTCGGCGATCTGGTCGAAGCTCAGGTAGCGGTACACGTCCGCGGCCATGCTGTCGATCTTGCCGGCGTATTCCATGTACTCCTCGACGGTCGGCAGGCGACCCAGGATGGACGCAACGGACGCCAGCTCGGCCGAAGCCAGGTAGACGTTCGCGCCGTCACCCAGACGGTTCGGGAAGTTACGGGTCGAAGTCGAAACCACGGTGGAGTTCGGTTCGACGCGGGCCTGGTTACCCATGCACAGCGAGCAGCCCGGCATTTCCATGCGCGCGCCAGCCTTGCCGTAGATGCCGTAGTAGCCTTCTTCGGTCAGTTGGTGAGCGTCCATCTTGGTCGGCGGCGACAGCCACAGACGGGTTGGCAGCTGGCCCTTGACCTGATCCAGCAGCTTGCCGGCAGCGCGGAAGTGACCGATGTTGGTCATGCAGGAACCGATGAACACTTCGTCGATCTTCTCGCCAGCGACGCTGGAGAGCAGGCGAGCGTCGTCCGGGTCGTTCGGCGCGCAGAGCACAGGCTCCTTGACGTCGGCCAGGTCGATCTCGATGACTTCGGCGTACTCGGCGTCCTTGTCGGCTTCCAGCAGCTCAGGGTTGGCCAGCCAGGCTTCCATCGCCTGGGCGCGACGCTCCAGGGTACGGGCATCGCCGTAGCCTTCGCCGATCATCCAGCGCAGCAGGGTGATGTTCGACTGCAGGTATTCGGCGATCGACTCTTTGGACAGCTTGATGGTGCAACCGGCAGCCGAACGTTCGGCCGAGGCGTCGGACAGTTCGAAGGCTTGCTCGACGGTCAGGGTTTCCAGACCTTCGATCTCCAGGATGCGGCCGGAGAAGGCGTTCTTCTTGCCTTTCTTCTCGACGGTCAGCAGGCCTTTCTGGATCGCGTAGTAAGGGATGGCATGGACCAGGTCACGCAGGGTGACGCCAGGCTGCAGCTTGCCCTTGAAACGGACCAGGATCGATTCCGGCATGTCCAGCGGCATGACGCCGGTGGCGGCGGCGAAGGCCACCAGGCCGGAACCGGCCGGGAACGAGATGCCGATCGGGAAACGGGTGTGGGAGTCGCCACCGGTGCCGACGGTGTCCGGCAGCAGCATGCGGTTCAGCCAGCTGTGGATGATGCCGTCGCCCGGACGCAGGGACACGCCGCCACGGGTCATGATGAAGTCAGGCAGGGTGTGGTGGGTGGTGACGTCGATCGGCTTCGGATAGGCCGCGGTGTGGCAGAACGACTGCATCACCAGATCGGTGGAGAAGCCCAGGCAAGCCAGGTCCTTCAGTTCGTCACGGGTCATCGGGCCAGTGGTGTCCTGGGAGCCGACGGTGGTCATCTTCGGTTCGCAGTAGGTGCCTGGACGCACGCCAGTCACGCCGCACGCCTTGCCGACCATTTTCTGCGCCAGGGTGAAGCCCTTGGTGCTTTCGGCCGGCGCTTCCGGCTTCTTGAACAGGTCCGAAGGTGGCAGGCCCAGTTCGGTACGGGCCTTCTCGGTCAAGCCACGGCCGATGATCAGCGGGATACGGCCGCCGGCACGGACTTCGTCGAGCAGGACCGGGGTCTTCATTTCGAAGGTGGCCAGGACTTCGTCGCTGTTGTGCTTGGTGACTTTACCGGCGTGCGGGTACAGGTCGATCACGTCGCCCATGTTCATCTTCGACACGTCGAATTCGATCGGCAGGGCGCCGGCGTCTTCCATGGTGTTGTAGAAGATCGGTGCGATCTTGCTGCCGAAGCAGAAGCCACCTGCGCGCTTGTTCGGCACGTAAGGAACGTCGTCGCCGAAGAACCACAGCACGGAGTTGGTTGCCGATTTACGGGACGAACCGGTACCGACCACGTCGCCGACGTAGGCGATCGGGAAGCCCTGGCCGCGCATTTCCTCGATCTGCTTCATCGGGCCGGTCTTGCCTTGCTCGTCCGGAACGATGCCGTCACGGGCCATTTTCAGCATGGCCAGGGCGTGCAGCGGGATGTCAGGACGGGACCAGGCATCGGGGGCAGGGGACAGGTCGTCGGTGTTGGTTTCGCCCGTCACCTTGAACACGCGCAGGCTGATCTTGTCGGCCAGTACCGGGCGGTTCTTGAACCACTCGCCGTCGGCCCAGGATTGCAGTACGCCCTGGGCGTGAACGTTGCCGTTCTTGGCTTTTTCCGCGACGTCGTGGAAGGCATCGAACATCAGCAGGGTGTGCTTGAGCTGTGCGGCCGCGACCGGCGCCAGCTCGGCGTCGTCCAGCAGCTCGACCAGGGTCACGATGTTGTAGCCGCCCTGCATGGTGCCCAGCAGTTCAACGGCGCGCTTCTTGTCCAGCAGAGGGGATTTGGCTTCGCCTTTGGCCAGCGCGGAGAGGAAACCGGCCTTCACATAGGCGGCTTCGTCGACTCCTGGCGGAACGCGATTGGTGATCAGGTCAACGAGGAAGGCTTCTTCGCCAGCGGGGGGATTCTTCAGCAGCTCGACCAGGCCTGCAGTTTGTTCGGCGTTTAGCGGCTGGGGAACGATACCCAGGGCTGCACGCTCTTCGATATGTTTGCGGTAGGCTTCAAGCACAGTATTACCCTCATCAGTGGTCCCAAATGGGTGTCCGGGACGCTCATCCCGAAATTGCCGTACTCATGCGCTGCGTGACGTTGTGGGTCGCTTAGCCAGAATTACCGGCAATTCCTTACAGAAGCTGCTTTCAAAGTTTTACGCCTGCAGAACGGGAGCTGATGAGGGTTGGCGCTGGGCTTTCCCCGCTGGAAAGACCCATCGCCAACACCGCTCTGAAGGAACGACTGTGCTCGTGACGCTTTGAAAACAGCTTCTAACGGACATTGGCGCCTAAAAAGGCTGGCTGATTCTACGGCAAAAAAAAAATTAAGGTAAGTTCGCCCCCGAAGTTTGAGGGGTGATCAATGTTAGACAAAGGGCTAACATGCGGACCTGTTTCGCTTTTTTCCGCCAATTGCCTACTTATGCCCAATCAGACCATCAAGACCCCCTGCGTCGGCCTCTGCTCCACTGTCTACGGTGACCTGGTGTGCCGTGGCTGCAAGCGTTTCCACCATGAAGTGATCCACTGGAACGGCTACAACGAGGAAGAAAAGCACGCGGTGTGGCTGCGTCTCGAGCAATTGCTGGTGCAGGTGATGGCGGCCAAGCTGGAAGTCTTCGACCCCCAGCGGCTGCGCGAGCAACTGGAGCAGCGCAAGATCCGCTTCGTGCCGCATCAGTCGGAATATTGCTGGGCCTATCAGCTGATCGCCCGCGGGGCGCGGGTGATCAACCAGCTGGAAGCCTATGGGATGGTGTTGCTGCCGGAGTTTCGCGACTGGGAACTGCCGGAATTGCGCGATGCCATCGATCGGGAGTTTTTCCTCCTGTCGGAAGCCCACTACCAGCGT from Pseudomonas chlororaphis subsp. chlororaphis encodes:
- a CDS encoding autoinducer binding domain-containing protein; the encoded protein is MEKRQDFMHWWNDLRMEMLKQQESAQVFALLEREVRSLGFDFYAYGVRHSIPFTRPKIDIYGSYPPAWVERYQQQNYAAIDPTILNGLRSTEMVVWSDALFGKGSVLWGEAREWGLRVGATLPIHTPDSALSVLSVARECTAISAVELEEIRLRLRCIIELATVRLGELGHPSSQAEQLELSAREREILQWTADGKSSGEIALILGISVNTVNFHLKVIQKKFGAANKTLAAAYAAVLGLI
- a CDS encoding acyl-homoserine-lactone synthase, with product MITVISRHESQLSPALRDDLGRYRHAVFIKQLGWRLPSSASQCGQELDQFDHADTRYTLALDSEEKIHGCARLLPTTQPYLLAEVFGFLCDRPLPRQHDTWEISRFAASALEGGKLPMRVFWHTLHTAWALGANSVVAVTTPALERYFLRHGVALSRLGQPQRVNRDHLLALDFAAYQKNGRATLYTQSAAVASLNQAFLRGNPPPTCGGPPPGQALRE
- a CDS encoding serine/threonine transporter; translation: MNDQANSVDQRFEAAAPATLASWNRQDTTWMLGLFGTAIGAGTLFLPINAGLGGFWPLLVLALLAFPMTFFAHRGLTRFVLSGRDGADITEVVEEHFGIKAGALITLLYFFAIFPILLIYSVALTNTVGSFMEHQLHIMPPPRAVLSLVLILGLLAVVRCGEQVIVKAMSLMVYPFIVALLFLAVFLIPHWNGGILSTASTLPEPSAFLHTLWLAIPVMVFSFNHSPIISAFAVDQKRRYGAHAEERSSQILSRAHLLMVAMVLFFVFSCVLTLSPAQLAEAKAQNLSILSYLANHFSNPTIAFAAPLIAFVAIAKSFLGHYIGASEGLKGLIVKSGRRPGAKALDRMTAAFMLVVCWIVATLNPSILGMIETLGGPVIAAILFLMPMYAIRKVPAMARYRGQASNVFVTLVGLVAITALVYSLSA
- a CDS encoding DUF1289 domain-containing protein — translated: MPNQTIKTPCVGLCSTVYGDLVCRGCKRFHHEVIHWNGYNEEEKHAVWLRLEQLLVQVMAAKLEVFDPQRLREQLEQRKIRFVPHQSEYCWAYQLIARGARVINQLEAYGMVLLPEFRDWELPELRDAIDREFFLLSEAHYQRYIAPGFLKDAFGA
- the acnB gene encoding bifunctional aconitate hydratase 2/2-methylisocitrate dehydratase gives rise to the protein MLEAYRKHIEERAALGIVPQPLNAEQTAGLVELLKNPPAGEEAFLVDLITNRVPPGVDEAAYVKAGFLSALAKGEAKSPLLDKKRAVELLGTMQGGYNIVTLVELLDDAELAPVAAAQLKHTLLMFDAFHDVAEKAKNGNVHAQGVLQSWADGEWFKNRPVLADKISLRVFKVTGETNTDDLSPAPDAWSRPDIPLHALAMLKMARDGIVPDEQGKTGPMKQIEEMRGQGFPIAYVGDVVGTGSSRKSATNSVLWFFGDDVPYVPNKRAGGFCFGSKIAPIFYNTMEDAGALPIEFDVSKMNMGDVIDLYPHAGKVTKHNSDEVLATFEMKTPVLLDEVRAGGRIPLIIGRGLTEKARTELGLPPSDLFKKPEAPAESTKGFTLAQKMVGKACGVTGVRPGTYCEPKMTTVGSQDTTGPMTRDELKDLACLGFSTDLVMQSFCHTAAYPKPIDVTTHHTLPDFIMTRGGVSLRPGDGIIHSWLNRMLLPDTVGTGGDSHTRFPIGISFPAGSGLVAFAAATGVMPLDMPESILVRFKGKLQPGVTLRDLVHAIPYYAIQKGLLTVEKKGKKNAFSGRILEIEGLETLTVEQAFELSDASAERSAAGCTIKLSKESIAEYLQSNITLLRWMIGEGYGDARTLERRAQAMEAWLANPELLEADKDAEYAEVIEIDLADVKEPVLCAPNDPDDARLLSSVAGEKIDEVFIGSCMTNIGHFRAAGKLLDQVKGQLPTRLWLSPPTKMDAHQLTEEGYYGIYGKAGARMEMPGCSLCMGNQARVEPNSTVVSTSTRNFPNRLGDGANVYLASAELASVASILGRLPTVEEYMEYAGKIDSMAADVYRYLSFDQIAEFREAAANAKIPVVQA